From Pedobacter aquae:
AGTTTGGAGTTGTTGGTTGTCGGTTATCAGTTGCTAGTTATCAGTTGCGAGTTGTGGGTTGCCGGTTATCAGTTACTTAGTAAGTATTTAAAACAAAAAAACAAATCCACATTTCATCACCTCTTATACTTTACGTTATATTTGATACATGTTACAAGCCCCATTTCTAAAAGCTGGCGATAAAATTGCCATCACTTGCCCGGCGAAATCTTTAATAAAGCCAATGGATGATGCTATAAAATTGTTATCATCTTGGGGATTAGATGTCATATTAGGGGATACTATTCATGCACAATTTCATCAATTTGCTGGCACTGATGAATTAAGAGCTCAGGATTTTCAGCGTTTTATTGATGACCAAGATATTAAAGCTATTATTGCTGCTCGTGGAGGCTATGGCTCGGTTAGGATTATAGATCAGATTGACTTTTCTCCCCTTTTATCCCACCCTAAATGGATTGTAGGTTTCAGTGATATTACGGTATTCCACATGCACTTGCAAAAATTAGGTTTACAAAGCATACATGGGCAAATGCCTGTTACCATTCCTGATAGTACCGCTTTAGGTTTAGAGAGCCTCAGAAAAGCACTCTTTGGAGAAGCTTTACAATATGAATTCCCTAGTCATCCACTCCACATCCCAGGTACTTGTACTGGCGAATTGATTGGAGGTAATCTAAGTATCCTAATTTCTTTACTAG
This genomic window contains:
- a CDS encoding S66 peptidase family protein; translated protein: MLQAPFLKAGDKIAITCPAKSLIKPMDDAIKLLSSWGLDVILGDTIHAQFHQFAGTDELRAQDFQRFIDDQDIKAIIAARGGYGSVRIIDQIDFSPLLSHPKWIVGFSDITVFHMHLQKLGLQSIHGQMPVTIPDSTALGLESLRKALFGEALQYEFPSHPLHIPGTCTGELIGGNLSILISLLGSASDIDYRDKILFIEDVGEYLYAIDRMIRALDRAGKLSQLKGLLVGGFTDLKDNDIPFGFSVEEIIHTVVKKYDYPVAFNFPAGHIKDNCALRLGEEVRVEIGELCKLSF